A single Sulfurimonas crateris DNA region contains:
- a CDS encoding YajQ family cyclic di-GMP-binding protein: MAKEHSFDISAKIDMQNFKNAINLVDKEVANRYDFKGTAYEINYREKDKLLVLVASSDNKLDALKDIVIAKLLKQNLSSKVLEELKTEDSSGNNRKVTFKIVDYIESKEAKKIAAEIKNLKLKVTAQIEGDSIRVKGAKLDDLQKVIATIRSMEWEAPLVFENMR; the protein is encoded by the coding sequence ATGGCAAAAGAACACTCGTTTGATATTAGCGCAAAGATCGATATGCAGAACTTTAAAAATGCTATAAATCTTGTGGACAAAGAGGTTGCAAACCGTTACGACTTTAAGGGAACGGCTTATGAGATCAACTACAGGGAGAAGGATAAGCTTCTGGTACTTGTTGCCTCAAGCGATAACAAACTCGATGCACTCAAAGATATTGTTATAGCTAAGCTTTTAAAACAAAACCTCTCCTCAAAAGTTCTTGAAGAGCTAAAGACGGAAGACTCAAGCGGCAACAACAGAAAAGTGACATTTAAAATAGTTGACTACATTGAGTCAAAAGAGGCTAAAAAAATCGCAGCAGAGATAAAAAATCTCAAACTAAAGGTCACTGCCCAGATAGAGGGCGATTCAATAAGAGTCAAGGGGGCTAAGCTGGACGATTTGCAAAAAGTTATTGCAACTATCCGTTCTATGGAGTGGGAAGCTCCGCTTGTCTTTGAAAATATGAGATAG
- a CDS encoding DNA-binding protein: protein MIKLTISDAAEKLGVSKEAIHNRIRRGSLESVMEDGVKFVLISKDKSSNAQPLRTAARKTAPQSDERYYKFLEEQNAKLQQKVETLQGETRTLRDQKEQMLIEERRKIEQIYKDKDEQLKGIINAISSKFILNAPQEPLEAEIEHIQKEDTAEEKRLIPLGKYLKSKNFSKKKRAKIKDEFKARAQNDPRVIEIDKKYYIDLQKYDYSDFSL, encoded by the coding sequence ATGATTAAACTAACTATTTCAGATGCCGCCGAGAAACTTGGAGTCTCCAAAGAGGCGATCCATAACCGCATTAGAAGAGGCTCACTTGAGAGTGTTATGGAAGATGGGGTAAAGTTCGTTTTGATTAGCAAAGATAAAAGCTCAAATGCTCAGCCTCTAAGAACTGCTGCCAGAAAAACAGCACCGCAATCAGATGAGAGATACTATAAGTTTTTAGAAGAGCAGAATGCAAAACTTCAGCAAAAAGTTGAGACCCTGCAGGGTGAGACAAGAACTCTAAGAGACCAAAAAGAGCAGATGCTTATAGAAGAGAGAAGAAAGATCGAGCAGATATATAAAGATAAAGATGAGCAGTTAAAAGGCATCATAAACGCGATCTCTTCAAAGTTTATCTTAAATGCTCCGCAAGAGCCTCTTGAAGCAGAGATAGAGCACATTCAAAAAGAGGATACGGCAGAGGAGAAGAGGCTTATTCCACTTGGAAAATATCTAAAGAGCAAAAACTTCTCAAAGAAAAAAAGAGCAAAGATAAAAGATGAGTTCAAAGCAAGAGCGCAGAATGATCCAAGGGTTATTGAGATAGACAAAAAGTACTATATTGACCTGCAAAAATATGACTATAGCGATTTTTCACTCTAA